The Coleofasciculus chthonoplastes PCC 7420 region AATTCTGCCCTCTCAATACCCTTTGGTGTACGTTCTTGCCTTGTCCAATGACCCGTCTTGGTGGATTACATCAAGCCGAGTTGCTGGAGAATGCCTTGCCCGGTTAGCAATTCGGTAGCGATACCAATGACGAAGCCTAGCATCGCTAAGCGACCATTCCAGGTTTCCGCAAATGAGGTAAAGCCAAACTTGGTTTCTTGTTCTTGCATAATTCTGCCCTCTCAATACCCTTTGGTGTACGTTCTTGCCTTGTCCAATGACCCGTCTCGGTGGATTACATCAAGCCGAGTTGCTGGAGAATGCCTTGCCCGGTGAGCAATTCGGTAGCGATACCAATGACGAAACCC contains the following coding sequences:
- a CDS encoding chlorophyll a/b-binding protein; this translates as MQEQETKFGFTSFAETWNGRLAMLGFVIGIATELLTGQGILQQLGLM